The genomic segment CAATCGGGACTGGTACACACAGCGGTCCGCTGCGGGAGATGATCCCTTCATTGTATCGTGCGAGCCGTCAAATGAGAATGAGCCGGTATGCGGGGACCAACGGGAGTCACGATGACGATGGCAACCAATTGGCTGATCACCGGCGCGGGTGGGCAGTTCGGCAGTGTGCTGCTCGCGCAACTCGTCAGTGCGGGGTACGATGCGCGCGGCTGGGTCTCGCCGCGCGGGCCGAAACCGCGCGCCGGGCGCTGCGAAGCGGTCGATTTGTGCGACGCCGCGAGCGGCTTGGCGCTGCTGGACTCCACCCGGCCGCGTGTGATCGTACACGCTGCGGCGGTAACGAGCGTGCAGGCGGCCTACGACGATCCCGGTGCGGCGCGGCGCACGAACGTCGACGCGACGAAGCGGCTGGCGGAATGGGCGGCGGGTCACGACGCGCGATTGATTTACATCTCCACAGACATGGTGTTCGACGGATCGGCCGCTCCGTACGACGAGTCGGCGGCGACCTGTCCGGTGTCGCGGTACGGTCGATCCAAAGCGGACGCCGAAGAAGCCGTGCGCGCGATCGGCGGTGACGCGCTGATCGTGCGACTGCCGCTGCTGTACGGGCTGCCGGCGGTGGATCGGCCGACGACGTTTGTCGGTCAGTTGGCGGCGCTGCGGGAGGGACGGGCGCTGCGGCTGTTCACCGACGAGTTTCGCACGCCGATCGAGCTGGGCGATGCGGCGCGGGCGGTGATTGAGGCCGCCGCGTCAACAGCGACCGGTGTCTTGCACGTCGCCGGGCCGCAGCGATTGAGCCGGTACGAGATGATCGAGATCGCGGCGCGAGCACTGGCCATCGAGCGGCCGAACCTGACGCCAATCTCGCGCACCGAAGCAGGCGGACCGGAACCGCGCCCGGCCGACTTGAGCCTTTTGTGCCGGCGATTCGAACTGCTGTTCGGCCGCGCGCCGGGTCGGCCGATGGCGGAAACAATGAGACAAATAGTGAAAAGCGAATAGGAGACCGCAGGGTGCGTCCTGGACGCGCCCTGAATCGCGCAAAATGAAAGGGGTTCGCGGCGATCGAGAATCTCTCGGCGCCGCGAACCCCTTTTACAATCCCATTTCTACATTCCGCTATTCGACCTTCCGGCCTACGGACAGCCGTTGCCGAGCAGGCAGTCAACGAACAGGATGCGGTCGTTGCCGCTCAAGTCGCCGCTGGCGTCCATGTCGGCGCAGCCGCAGCCCGGTGCGTAGGCGTCGTTCCCGATCGTGCAGTTGACGAACTGCTGCACATCGAGACCGTCGCGGAACGTGTCGCCGTTCAGATCGCCCTTCAGGGCGCACTGCGGCGCGAACCAGTCGAGCACGCGCTGCATGACGGCCTGTCGATTGGCCGGGGTGCTGATCGCCTCCCACGGGAAGCCGAAGAAGACGGTCTTATAGACCGGCGTCTCCTTGTAGATCGCCGCCTCCGGCGGCGTGCCGGCATTGCCGCTGAAGGCCAGCAGCGCCGTGGCGTTGGGGCTGATCCGATCGCTGAAGTTCGTGAACGGATAGCTCAACGTGTACGGGCCGTAGCCGGAGAACAGGGCGTTCTGCCCGGTGACGGTCGTCTGGTTCACGTCGTTGGTGCCGGGGCTGGCCATGCCGAGGTAGTTCTGCATGAAGGCCGTCGGAACGCCGGTCGGGCTATCCCGATCGTACAGGTAATCCTGGCTGACGATCCACAACCGCTTGCCCGTGTTGAGCCACGCCTCCAGCGCCGCCTCACCAGCCGCGCCGGGGCCGCAGAACCCGCCGAACTCGTCGCCGGTGAACCAGATGACGATCTTGTACGGGCTTAGCTGGGCCGCGGTCGGCTCGTTGTCGGTGTTGTTGGTGTCCCAGACATCGTAACTACGGCCAAGGGCGTCGAGCGCGGCGGTGTAGGTCGCGCGGACATCCGGGCCGTTGTCGTCGTCATCGACGAGGAGAATCTGCGGGAACGATCGCGTCGTGAAGCTCCACTCGGCCGAGTTTGGACCGGTGCCGCAGAGATTGGTCGAGCGCACACGCCAGTAATAAGTCGTGTCGCTTAACAGATCGGCGCCGGGTGTCCACGTTGGATTAAGCAGGCCGGTGGCGCTTTGCACGATGTTCGTGAAGCCGGCGTCGGACGCGACCTCGATCGTGTAGCTGACGCCCTGCGCCGGGACGTTCCACGTGAAGTTCGGCCGAAGTGCCTGATTGGTGACACCATTCGCCGGGGCCGTGAGCGTCGGTGCGGCCGGAGCAGACGTGTAGAGATTCAGCCCGGCGACAACCGAGCGATTGATCGCGCCGGAGACGCCGTCAATCTGAACGTTGTAATTGCCGGCGGAGGCCGCGCCGGTGTTGGAAATGGTCAGCGTCGCCATGCTCGGCGGCGTGACCGGGTTGGGACTGATGTTGGCCGTCGTGCCGCCCGGGTTGCCGCTGACGCTCAACGTCACCGGGTCGGTATAGCCCATGATCGAGCCGACATCGATGGTGTAGACCGCATCGGCCGGGGCACAGACGTCCTGC from the Planctomycetia bacterium genome contains:
- a CDS encoding SDR family oxidoreductase, which gives rise to MTMATNWLITGAGGQFGSVLLAQLVSAGYDARGWVSPRGPKPRAGRCEAVDLCDAASGLALLDSTRPRVIVHAAAVTSVQAAYDDPGAARRTNVDATKRLAEWAAGHDARLIYISTDMVFDGSAAPYDESAATCPVSRYGRSKADAEEAVRAIGGDALIVRLPLLYGLPAVDRPTTFVGQLAALREGRALRLFTDEFRTPIELGDAARAVIEAAASTATGVLHVAGPQRLSRYEMIEIAARALAIERPNLTPISRTEAGGPEPRPADLSLLCRRFELLFGRAPGRPMAETMRQIVKSE